Proteins found in one Allorhizobium pseudoryzae genomic segment:
- a CDS encoding chromosome segregation SMC family protein has product MKFNKLRLTGFKSFVEQTEFIIEPGLTGVVGPNGCGKSNLVEALRWVMGENSYKNMRASGMDDVIFSGSGNRPARNTAEVALFLDNTDRSAPAAFNDSDEIQVSRRIEREQGSVYRINGKEARAKDVQLLFADASTGARSPSMVGQGRIGELIQAKPQARRQLLEEAAGISGLHSRRHEAELRLRAAETNLERLEDITAQLESQIESLKRQARQANRFKMLSADIRQREALLLHIRYVQAREAENEAAMALNAVTSLVAEKAQAQMEAAKAQGIASLKLPELREAEAKAGAALQRLQIARSQLDDEADRLSRRRDDLMRRLAQLGEDIRREEQLMADNADVLARLDGEEEELRALLDQSGEEADETKTAFDVAAAKLAESERQFATVTAERAEAAANRAQLDRTIRDLADRRLRLDRQLSEAESEVEALTEKLAGLADPEERREAVEAAESALEDAALVIEAIEERLADARTREIEARRPVEAARASLNGLETEARTIRKMLATGAASGSFAPVAEMIRVDRGFEAALGAALGDDLDSPLDNSAPAHWLKNGDGRDDPALPAGVLPLSAHVTAPPELNRALRQIGIIEPADAQRMMPQLKPGQRLVTKDGAVYRWDGHVTGSEAPSAAALRLAQKNRLSELEAEIDEARIILSEAESLLADAGEVIRAEEANLAEARERSRILTRTLSDAREALSQAERAAGDLMRRRAAVESALDQLRGQGEELDEQAETARAELDEAPDLSDVDRRLAAQQMAVATDRAELAEARARFEGLSREMDARRRRLSAIAQERGTWVARAASAEDHIATLREREEEARDEVAELDQAPEEFEDKRRALLNELQKADEARREAADRLAEAETRQREADRLAATALAELAEAREKRGRAEERLVSAAERRHDAENAIRQALSVEPHDVFRHAGIQPGAALPDTVQVEREVDRLKIERERLGAVNLRADEEQKELSEKLASLIKERDDIIDAIKKLRSAIQSLNREGRERLIAAFDVVNAQFQRLFTHLFNGGTAELQLIESDDPLEAGLEILARPPGKKPQTMTLLSGGEQALTAMALIFAVFLTNPAPICVLDEVDAPLDDHNVERYCNLMDEMAASTETRFVIITHNPITMARMNRLFGVTMAEQGVSQLVSVDLQTAELLREAS; this is encoded by the coding sequence ATGAAGTTCAACAAGCTGCGCCTCACCGGCTTCAAGTCCTTCGTCGAACAGACCGAATTCATCATCGAACCGGGCCTGACCGGCGTCGTCGGCCCAAACGGCTGCGGCAAGTCGAACCTCGTCGAAGCGCTGCGCTGGGTGATGGGGGAAAACTCTTACAAGAACATGCGCGCCTCCGGCATGGACGACGTGATCTTCTCCGGTTCCGGCAACCGCCCGGCGCGTAATACGGCGGAAGTTGCGCTGTTCCTTGATAATACCGACCGGTCGGCGCCCGCCGCCTTCAACGACAGCGACGAGATCCAGGTTTCGCGCCGCATCGAGCGGGAGCAGGGGTCTGTCTACCGCATCAATGGCAAGGAGGCGCGCGCCAAGGATGTGCAGCTTCTGTTCGCCGATGCTTCCACCGGTGCCCGCTCGCCCTCCATGGTCGGGCAGGGGCGGATCGGCGAGCTGATCCAGGCCAAGCCCCAGGCGCGGCGCCAGTTGCTGGAAGAGGCTGCCGGCATTTCCGGCCTGCATTCGCGCCGCCACGAGGCGGAGCTTCGCCTGCGCGCCGCTGAAACCAATCTGGAACGCCTGGAAGACATCACCGCACAGCTGGAAAGCCAGATCGAGAGCCTGAAACGCCAGGCACGCCAGGCGAACCGCTTCAAGATGCTGTCCGCCGATATCCGCCAGCGGGAAGCGCTGCTTCTGCATATTCGTTACGTCCAGGCCCGCGAGGCGGAGAACGAGGCGGCGATGGCGCTCAATGCCGTCACCTCTCTGGTCGCGGAAAAGGCGCAGGCGCAGATGGAAGCGGCCAAGGCGCAAGGCATCGCCAGCCTGAAACTGCCGGAACTGCGCGAGGCCGAAGCCAAGGCCGGTGCCGCCCTTCAGCGCCTGCAGATCGCCCGCAGCCAGCTCGACGACGAAGCCGACCGTCTGTCGCGGCGCCGCGACGACCTGATGCGCCGGCTGGCCCAGCTGGGCGAGGATATTCGCCGCGAAGAACAGCTGATGGCCGACAATGCCGATGTGCTGGCACGGCTTGATGGGGAGGAGGAGGAGCTTCGCGCGCTGCTCGACCAGTCCGGCGAGGAAGCCGACGAGACCAAGACCGCCTTTGACGTGGCCGCCGCCAAACTGGCTGAAAGTGAACGCCAGTTCGCCACCGTGACCGCCGAGCGGGCGGAAGCGGCGGCAAACCGCGCCCAGCTGGACCGCACGATCCGCGATCTTGCCGATCGCCGTCTTCGCCTCGACCGGCAGCTGTCGGAGGCGGAGAGCGAGGTCGAGGCCCTGACCGAGAAGCTCGCGGGCCTTGCCGATCCGGAGGAGCGCCGCGAGGCGGTCGAGGCGGCCGAAAGCGCGCTGGAGGACGCGGCCCTGGTGATCGAGGCGATCGAGGAGCGGCTGGCGGACGCCCGCACCCGCGAGATCGAGGCCCGCCGCCCGGTGGAGGCCGCGCGTGCCAGCCTGAACGGTCTTGAGACGGAAGCCCGCACCATCCGCAAGATGCTGGCAACGGGCGCGGCGAGCGGCAGCTTCGCCCCGGTTGCGGAGATGATCCGCGTCGATCGTGGGTTTGAGGCAGCCCTTGGCGCGGCGCTGGGCGATGATCTCGACAGCCCGCTCGACAATTCGGCACCGGCCCACTGGTTGAAAAATGGCGACGGGCGTGACGACCCGGCGCTTCCCGCTGGCGTCCTGCCGCTCTCGGCCCATGTGACAGCGCCGCCGGAGCTCAACCGGGCCCTGCGGCAGATCGGCATTATCGAGCCCGCCGACGCTCAGCGAATGATGCCGCAACTGAAGCCCGGCCAGCGGCTGGTGACGAAGGACGGTGCTGTCTATCGCTGGGATGGCCACGTCACCGGCTCGGAAGCGCCGTCTGCGGCGGCCCTACGTCTTGCCCAGAAGAACCGATTGTCCGAGTTGGAGGCCGAAATCGACGAGGCCCGCATCATCCTGTCGGAGGCCGAAAGCCTGCTGGCGGATGCCGGCGAGGTGATCCGCGCCGAGGAAGCGAACCTTGCCGAGGCGCGCGAGCGCAGCCGCATTCTCACCCGCACGCTGTCGGATGCGCGCGAGGCACTTTCCCAGGCCGAACGGGCTGCCGGCGACCTGATGCGCCGCCGCGCCGCTGTCGAGAGCGCGCTGGATCAGTTGCGCGGGCAGGGCGAGGAACTCGACGAACAGGCCGAGACCGCCCGTGCCGAGTTGGACGAGGCGCCGGACCTTTCGGATGTCGATCGGCGGCTTGCCGCGCAGCAGATGGCGGTGGCAACCGACCGCGCCGAACTGGCGGAGGCGCGTGCCCGTTTCGAGGGATTGTCGCGGGAGATGGATGCACGGCGCCGCCGCCTCTCGGCCATCGCGCAGGAGCGCGGCACCTGGGTCGCCCGTGCGGCGAGCGCCGAGGATCATATCGCCACCCTGCGCGAGCGTGAGGAAGAGGCCCGCGACGAGGTGGCCGAGCTCGATCAGGCACCGGAGGAGTTCGAGGACAAACGCCGCGCTTTGCTGAATGAACTGCAGAAGGCGGACGAAGCGCGGCGCGAGGCCGCCGATCGTCTGGCTGAAGCGGAGACGCGCCAGCGCGAGGCCGACCGGCTGGCAGCAACGGCACTCGCCGAACTGGCGGAAGCCCGCGAAAAGCGCGGCCGCGCCGAAGAACGCCTGGTGTCTGCCGCAGAACGCCGCCACGATGCGGAAAACGCCATCCGTCAGGCGCTCTCCGTCGAACCGCACGACGTGTTCCGTCATGCCGGCATCCAGCCGGGTGCCGCGCTTCCCGATACGGTCCAGGTGGAGCGGGAGGTCGACCGGCTGAAGATCGAGCGCGAGCGGCTGGGCGCCGTCAACCTGCGCGCCGACGAGGAGCAGAAGGAGCTGTCGGAAAAGCTCGCGAGCCTTATCAAGGAACGCGACGACATCATCGATGCGATCAAGAAGCTGCGCTCTGCCATCCAGAGCCTCAACCGCGAGGGACGCGAGCGGCTGATCGCCGCCTTCGATGTGGTGAATGCGCAGTTCCAGCGCCTGTTCACCCACCTCTTCAACGGCGGGACCGCCGAATTGCAGCTGATCGAAAGCGACGATCCGCTGGAAGCCGGGCTGGAAATCCTCGCCCGCCCGCCGGGCAAGAAGCCGCAGACCATGACGCTTCTGTCCGGCGGCGAGCAGGCGCTGACGGCCATGGCGCTGATCTTTGCGGTGTTCCTGACCAATCCCGCGCCGATCTGCGTGCTGGACGAAGTGGACGCGCCGCTCGACGACCACAATGTCGAACGTTATTGTAACCTGATGGACGAAATGGCGGCCTCGACCGAAACCCGGTTCGTCATCATCACCCATAACCCCATCACCATGGCTCGGATGAACCGGCTGTTCGGGGTGACCATGGCGGAGCAGGGCGTGTCCCAGCTGGTCTCCGTCGACCTGCAGACCGCGGAACTGCTGCGCGAGGCAAGCTGA
- a CDS encoding DsbA family protein, whose product MPMNALTISRRQLLGGVAASAFSLTLLGQVSEAFAQEKPESAGKVDMDKVLQPGPLPEMSIGDEKAPVTIVEYMSMTCPHCAHFHATTFDPIKTKYIDTGKVRFILREFPFDPVATAAFMLARCNPSDPKQLAGSKEYYAMVSMLFKQQRAWAAPADGNVRAALLQQSKLAGFTQESFTACLTNQKLLDDVNATMKRGAEEFGVNSTPTFLINGNRYSGDMSVEAMSALIDSML is encoded by the coding sequence ATGCCGATGAATGCGTTGACAATCTCCAGGCGCCAGCTTCTTGGCGGTGTCGCAGCCTCTGCCTTCAGCCTCACGCTGCTCGGCCAGGTCTCCGAAGCCTTCGCGCAGGAAAAGCCGGAATCCGCCGGCAAGGTCGATATGGACAAGGTCCTGCAGCCGGGTCCGCTGCCGGAAATGTCGATCGGGGATGAGAAGGCGCCGGTGACGATCGTCGAATACATGTCGATGACCTGCCCGCATTGCGCTCATTTCCACGCCACGACCTTCGATCCGATCAAGACGAAATATATCGACACCGGCAAGGTGCGCTTCATCCTGCGCGAGTTCCCGTTCGATCCGGTCGCGACGGCCGCCTTCATGCTGGCCCGTTGCAATCCGTCCGACCCGAAGCAGCTTGCCGGCTCCAAGGAATATTACGCCATGGTCTCGATGCTCTTCAAGCAGCAGCGCGCCTGGGCGGCTCCGGCCGATGGCAATGTCCGCGCGGCCTTGCTGCAGCAGTCGAAACTCGCTGGTTTTACACAGGAGAGCTTCACCGCCTGCTTGACGAACCAGAAGCTTCTCGATGATGTGAACGCCACGATGAAGCGGGGCGCCGAGGAGTTTGGCGTGAATTCGACGCCCACCTTCCTGATCAACGGCAACCGCTATTCTGGAGACATGTCGGTTGAAGCCATGTCTGCCCTTATCGACAGCATGCTCTGA
- a CDS encoding DUF721 domain-containing protein → MAKPRVPLQIAEIANGIMDPVLARRAGITTALLGSWDEIAGEDFADCTRPEKIAWPRRDGSEGPSGHQPGTLTIACEGARALFLSHAQGELIERINGFFGFPAVRQVRIVQKPVSAPVKSRRKPQPLRGDAARRLHDMMDGIENEALKKAVERLGTAVMQPGARRRP, encoded by the coding sequence ATGGCAAAGCCGCGCGTTCCACTGCAGATCGCGGAGATCGCCAACGGCATCATGGACCCGGTCCTGGCGCGCCGGGCCGGGATCACCACGGCGCTCCTCGGCTCCTGGGACGAGATCGCCGGCGAGGATTTTGCCGATTGCACGCGACCGGAAAAGATCGCCTGGCCGCGCCGGGATGGCAGCGAGGGGCCGAGCGGCCACCAGCCCGGCACGCTGACGATTGCCTGCGAGGGCGCGCGTGCGCTGTTTCTCAGTCATGCCCAGGGCGAACTGATCGAGCGGATCAACGGTTTTTTCGGTTTTCCGGCTGTTCGCCAGGTGCGCATCGTGCAGAAGCCGGTCTCCGCGCCGGTCAAGTCACGCCGAAAGCCGCAACCCTTGCGGGGGGACGCCGCGCGGCGCCTGCACGACATGATGGACGGCATCGAGAACGAGGCGCTGAAGAAGGCGGTCGAGCGTCTGGGCACGGCGGTCATGCAGCCGGGCGCGCGCCGCCGCCCGTAA
- a CDS encoding O-antigen ligase family protein, with the protein MLARRRIDLWVLGLAGIMFPLYLPGPVGIASFFAICGLYVVFSNPRRTRSYVLSAYGVVVLYCAWSIFLIAMRGELETGNRQLGFMLLLFGATFIGPGLCLVRRPLRTFVLSTRIGSLAAFAVAFGMLMYHGHDLERYSGGGNAAIVALLVLLGAIVATIRLDQPPRFLPNGLQYIALASFPIFLTETRAVLILVPVLFVAEFFFWSLGWRPRVRNRSYAALLIGMGALLLLPPVQDMLIDRFYSVYEYYVAGANTYNMESGDIRLTMWASALAVIKQHPFTGVGLMDMFALMKVEAGSHAGMIDGFKHVHNFVLQELLANGVVGLVLLFAIPTALLLTVFRQTSQGSIRRCAVYFYGSVATFGLLHDPFYHELCLSTSMLFFGCHMAQFRRWNMLTLTAERKV; encoded by the coding sequence ATGCTTGCGCGCCGGCGGATAGACCTTTGGGTGCTCGGGCTTGCTGGCATCATGTTTCCGCTCTATCTGCCGGGACCTGTCGGGATTGCGAGCTTCTTTGCGATCTGCGGCCTCTATGTGGTCTTCTCAAATCCGCGCCGAACCCGCTCCTACGTGCTGTCCGCTTATGGCGTCGTCGTTCTCTATTGTGCCTGGTCGATCTTCCTGATTGCCATGCGGGGTGAACTCGAGACGGGGAACCGTCAGCTCGGTTTCATGCTTCTGCTGTTCGGCGCAACCTTCATCGGACCCGGCCTCTGTCTCGTGCGCCGGCCGCTCAGAACCTTCGTGCTGAGCACCCGCATCGGCAGTCTTGCGGCCTTTGCCGTCGCGTTCGGCATGTTGATGTATCACGGGCATGATCTGGAACGTTACAGCGGTGGCGGCAATGCTGCGATCGTGGCGCTTCTGGTTCTCTTGGGCGCGATTGTCGCAACGATCCGTCTCGATCAGCCGCCGCGCTTCCTGCCGAACGGCCTGCAGTATATCGCGCTTGCCAGCTTCCCGATCTTCCTGACCGAAACGCGGGCGGTCCTGATCCTGGTGCCGGTGCTGTTCGTCGCCGAATTCTTCTTCTGGAGCCTCGGCTGGCGGCCCCGTGTGCGCAACCGCAGTTATGCCGCCTTGCTGATCGGCATGGGCGCCCTGCTTCTGTTGCCGCCGGTGCAGGACATGCTCATCGACCGCTTTTATAGCGTCTACGAATATTATGTGGCCGGCGCCAATACCTACAACATGGAATCGGGGGATATCCGTCTGACCATGTGGGCCTCGGCGCTCGCGGTGATCAAGCAGCACCCCTTTACCGGCGTCGGCCTGATGGACATGTTCGCCCTGATGAAGGTCGAGGCCGGCAGTCATGCCGGCATGATCGACGGCTTCAAACACGTGCATAATTTCGTGCTTCAGGAACTGCTGGCTAACGGCGTCGTTGGCCTGGTGCTTTTGTTTGCGATCCCGACCGCTCTTCTGCTGACCGTGTTTCGCCAGACATCGCAGGGGAGCATTCGCCGCTGCGCCGTCTATTTTTATGGCAGCGTGGCCACGTTTGGCCTGCTGCACGATCCGTTCTATCATGAGTTGTGCCTGTCCACGAGCATGCTGTTCTTCGGCTGCCACATGGCGCAGTTCCGCCGCTGGAACATGCTGACGCTGACGGCGGAAAGAAAGGTCTGA
- a CDS encoding glycosyltransferase family 25 protein — protein MAVEMELPVLLINIERAAARRQLIEGQAAELGITLERVKGVDGSQVAQDDWADVDLDLFRNRNGRPMMAGEYGCYRSHINAFDHLVASGSKAALVIEDDVALSRDLMQRAAAILQAVPDDCVVKLVNHRTVAFRHRFTSAMGDRIGLSRFGPQGSSACYLLTAKAAARLAERMLPQSLPLDSALERSWDHGVPVYTTEHNIIDFGALRNETLIASRADYRGLKLRGLKKMPTHMFRVAEAFRRAIYAFLR, from the coding sequence ATGGCAGTAGAGATGGAATTGCCGGTCCTCCTCATTAATATCGAGCGCGCGGCGGCACGACGCCAGTTGATCGAGGGGCAGGCGGCGGAACTCGGCATCACGCTGGAACGGGTCAAGGGTGTCGATGGCAGCCAGGTTGCGCAGGATGACTGGGCGGATGTCGATCTCGATCTCTTCCGCAATCGCAACGGCCGCCCGATGATGGCCGGTGAATATGGCTGTTACCGCAGCCATATCAATGCGTTCGATCATCTCGTCGCAAGCGGCAGCAAGGCCGCGCTCGTCATCGAGGATGATGTGGCGCTTAGCCGGGACCTGATGCAGCGGGCTGCGGCCATTCTGCAGGCCGTGCCGGATGATTGTGTCGTCAAGTTGGTCAACCATCGCACGGTCGCCTTCCGGCACCGCTTCACCAGCGCCATGGGCGATCGCATCGGACTGTCACGCTTCGGGCCGCAGGGCTCGTCCGCCTGTTATCTTTTGACCGCCAAGGCCGCCGCGCGGTTGGCGGAGCGCATGCTGCCGCAGTCGCTGCCGCTCGACAGTGCGCTGGAGCGCTCCTGGGATCACGGTGTGCCGGTCTATACGACGGAGCATAACATCATCGATTTCGGGGCGCTGCGCAACGAGACGCTGATTGCCAGCCGGGCGGATTACCGCGGATTGAAGCTGCGCGGACTGAAGAAGATGCCGACCCATATGTTTCGCGTCGCTGAAGCGTTCAGGCGTGCAATTTACGCCTTCCTCAGATAG
- the mutY gene encoding A/G-specific adenine glycosylase, which yields MTHSPDPMLAQPRLSETLLSWYDRHHRELPWRVTPREREAGRRAEPYHVWLSEVMLQQTTVQAVKPYFRKFLDTWPTVNDLAAAPVDDVMAAWAGLGYYARARNLKKCAEAVAAEHGGIFPDTEDGLRSLPGIGDYTAAAVAAIAFDRPAAVMDGNVERVISRLYAIDAPLPGSKPLMKAKVRDLTPSERPGDFAQAMMDLGATICTPKRPACALCPFRDDCLALLTDEPERFPVKAAKKEKPVRLGAAFVAVTTDGAVLLRRRPASGLLGGMTEVPTTDWTSRVDGGTTSGHAPFVADWQTCGVVTHVFTHFELRLSVFRTQVEEPEKVEGWWEPVATLESQALPTVMKKVITQALPLAFKSI from the coding sequence ATGACCCATTCTCCTGACCCGATGCTTGCACAGCCCCGCCTCTCCGAGACCCTGCTTTCCTGGTATGACCGGCACCATCGGGAACTCCCGTGGCGGGTGACACCGCGCGAGCGGGAGGCGGGTAGACGGGCCGAGCCATACCACGTCTGGCTTTCGGAAGTGATGCTCCAGCAGACAACGGTGCAGGCGGTCAAGCCCTATTTCCGTAAATTCCTCGATACCTGGCCCACCGTCAACGATCTGGCAGCCGCTCCGGTGGACGATGTCATGGCGGCCTGGGCGGGGCTCGGCTACTACGCCCGCGCCCGCAACCTGAAGAAATGCGCCGAGGCGGTGGCGGCGGAGCATGGCGGCATCTTTCCCGATACCGAAGACGGCCTGCGCTCGCTGCCGGGCATCGGCGATTATACGGCCGCCGCCGTGGCCGCCATCGCGTTTGACCGTCCGGCCGCCGTGATGGACGGCAATGTGGAGCGCGTCATCTCCAGGCTCTACGCGATCGATGCGCCGCTGCCGGGGTCGAAGCCCCTGATGAAGGCGAAGGTGCGGGATCTGACGCCCAGCGAGCGACCCGGCGACTTTGCGCAGGCGATGATGGATCTCGGCGCCACGATCTGCACGCCCAAACGCCCGGCCTGCGCGCTCTGTCCCTTCCGCGACGACTGTCTGGCGCTTTTGACCGACGAGCCGGAGCGTTTTCCGGTCAAGGCGGCAAAGAAGGAGAAGCCGGTGCGACTGGGCGCAGCCTTCGTGGCTGTGACGACAGACGGCGCCGTGCTCCTGCGTCGCCGCCCGGCATCCGGCCTGCTCGGCGGCATGACCGAGGTGCCGACGACCGACTGGACCTCCCGTGTCGATGGTGGCACGACGAGCGGGCATGCGCCCTTTGTCGCGGACTGGCAGACCTGCGGCGTGGTGACCCATGTCTTTACCCATTTCGAACTGCGATTGAGCGTGTTCCGTACGCAGGTAGAGGAACCGGAGAAGGTGGAGGGATGGTGGGAGCCGGTTGCGACGCTGGAGAGCCAGGCGCTGCCGACGGTCATGAAAAAAGTCATTACCCAAGCCCTTCCACTGGCATTCAAATCGATTTAA
- a CDS encoding HAD family hydrolase — translation MTIEIKHIVFDIGKVLIHYDPNIPFSRIIPDEDERRWFFQNVCTHDWNLEQDRGRAWPEAEALLIKEYPDQEERIRAFRKHWHEMVPHAYDESVAIMEGLIEAGHDVTMLTNFAADTFKRAREMYPFLNRTRGVTVSGEVFLIKPVVEIYHKHTQDFGLDPTHTLFIDDTAVNVEGARAAGWQAVQFTDAATLRRDLGAYGITV, via the coding sequence ATGACCATTGAGATCAAGCACATCGTCTTCGATATCGGCAAGGTGCTGATCCATTACGACCCGAACATTCCCTTCAGCCGTATCATTCCGGACGAGGACGAACGCCGCTGGTTCTTCCAGAACGTCTGCACCCATGACTGGAACCTGGAGCAGGATCGCGGGCGCGCCTGGCCGGAGGCCGAAGCGCTGTTGATCAAAGAATACCCGGACCAGGAGGAGCGGATCCGCGCCTTCCGCAAACACTGGCACGAAATGGTGCCGCACGCCTACGACGAGAGCGTCGCGATCATGGAAGGGCTGATCGAGGCGGGGCACGACGTGACCATGCTGACGAATTTTGCCGCCGACACCTTCAAGCGTGCCCGCGAGATGTATCCCTTCCTGAACCGTACGCGCGGTGTCACGGTGTCCGGCGAGGTTTTTCTCATCAAGCCGGTTGTCGAGATCTACCATAAGCATACGCAGGATTTCGGCCTCGATCCCACGCATACGCTGTTCATCGACGATACGGCGGTGAACGTGGAGGGTGCCCGCGCGGCGGGCTGGCAGGCCGTACAGTTTACCGATGCCGCAACCTTGCGCCGCGATCTTGGCGCCTACGGCATCACAGTGTGA
- a CDS encoding putative quinol monooxygenase, translating into MADDKIYLDGHIDVPSSRLEAVLAALPEHIRLTRAEPGCLKFEISPSKTVAGRLIVSEIFIDEAAFEAHQARNRASDWFRVTAGIERHFRIRTGDDA; encoded by the coding sequence ATGGCAGACGACAAGATCTATCTCGACGGACATATCGACGTTCCCTCGAGCCGACTGGAGGCGGTTCTCGCCGCACTGCCGGAGCATATCCGGCTGACGCGGGCCGAACCCGGATGCCTGAAGTTCGAGATCTCGCCCAGCAAGACGGTCGCCGGACGACTGATCGTTTCGGAAATCTTCATCGACGAAGCGGCCTTCGAAGCGCACCAGGCGCGCAACCGCGCCTCCGACTGGTTCCGCGTCACCGCCGGCATCGAGCGGCACTTCCGCATCCGAACCGGGGATGATGCCTGA
- a CDS encoding site-specific DNA-methyltransferase — protein sequence MASVLPLQDLKSQAQFRPDTWLNTIIKGDCVAALDALPDQSVDVIFADPPYNLQLGGMLHRPDQSLVDAVDDEWDQFESFQAYDAFTRAWLLACRRVLKPNGTIWVIGSYHNIFRVGSMLQDLRFWLLNDVVWRKTNPMPNFKGRRFQNAHETLIWASRDAKAKSYTFNYDALKASNDDVQMRSDWLFPICSGHERLKDDGGKKIHPTQKPEALLARIIMASTKPGDIILDPFFGSGTTGAVAKRLGRNFVGIEREQDYIDAASARIAAVEPLGKVELTVLSGKKAEPRVAFNTLVESGMVKPGQVLTDAKRKVSAIVRADGTLVSGGEAGSIHRVGAKVQGFDTCNGWTFWHFEEEGALKPIDALRALVRKDMAALD from the coding sequence ATGGCATCCGTTCTTCCGCTTCAGGATCTGAAGTCCCAGGCTCAGTTTCGTCCCGACACCTGGCTGAATACCATCATCAAGGGCGATTGCGTTGCCGCCCTCGACGCGCTTCCCGACCAGTCGGTCGACGTGATCTTTGCCGATCCGCCCTACAATCTGCAGCTTGGCGGCATGCTCCACCGTCCGGACCAGTCGCTGGTCGATGCGGTCGATGACGAATGGGACCAGTTCGAAAGCTTCCAGGCCTATGATGCCTTCACCCGCGCCTGGCTGCTGGCCTGCCGCCGCGTCCTGAAGCCGAACGGCACGATCTGGGTGATCGGCTCCTACCACAACATCTTCCGCGTCGGCTCGATGCTGCAGGACCTGCGCTTCTGGCTGCTGAACGATGTCGTTTGGCGCAAGACGAACCCGATGCCGAACTTCAAGGGCCGCCGGTTCCAGAACGCCCATGAGACGCTGATCTGGGCGAGCCGCGATGCGAAGGCAAAGTCCTACACTTTCAATTATGATGCGCTGAAGGCGTCAAACGACGACGTGCAGATGCGCTCCGACTGGCTGTTTCCGATCTGCAGCGGCCATGAGCGGCTGAAGGATGACGGTGGCAAGAAGATCCATCCGACGCAGAAGCCCGAAGCCCTGCTCGCCCGCATCATCATGGCCTCCACAAAGCCGGGCGATATCATCCTCGATCCCTTCTTCGGCTCCGGCACCACGGGTGCGGTGGCCAAGCGGCTTGGTCGCAACTTCGTCGGTATCGAGCGCGAACAGGATTACATCGATGCGGCGTCTGCCCGCATTGCCGCCGTCGAGCCGCTCGGCAAGGTGGAACTCACCGTGCTCTCCGGCAAGAAGGCAGAACCGCGGGTGGCTTTCAACACGCTGGTGGAAAGCGGCATGGTCAAGCCCGGCCAGGTGCTGACGGATGCCAAGCGAAAGGTCAGCGCCATCGTGCGCGCCGATGGCACGCTGGTCTCGGGCGGCGAGGCGGGATCGATCCACCGGGTCGGCGCAAAGGTGCAGGGCTTTGATACCTGCAACGGCTGGACCTTCTGGCATTTCGAGGAAGAAGGCGCTCTGAAGCCGATCGATGCCCTGCGCGCGCTTGTGCGCAAGGACATGGCGGCGCTCGATTGA
- a CDS encoding nucleotidyltransferase family protein, with amino-acid sequence MRKDDAIRQLTERADAIRALGATSLYLFGSVVRDEAKETSDLDLFIDYDPKSRFNALDLVGIKLFLEEELLLDVDVTTRDSLHPILKDRILASAEQIF; translated from the coding sequence ATGAGGAAAGATGACGCGATCAGACAGTTGACGGAACGGGCCGACGCCATCCGGGCGCTCGGCGCGACATCGCTTTACCTGTTCGGCTCCGTCGTGCGTGACGAGGCGAAGGAGACGAGCGACCTCGACCTGTTCATCGATTATGATCCGAAGTCTCGCTTCAACGCACTTGACCTGGTTGGGATCAAGCTTTTCCTCGAAGAGGAATTGCTGCTGGACGTTGACGTCACCACTCGCGATAGTCTGCATCCGATCCTCAAAGATCGGATCCTCGCCTCCGCCGAGCAGATTTTCTGA
- a CDS encoding NIPSNAP family protein, producing MITCFIRYEIDPFKKSQFCDYAKAWGQAIPRCGANLIGYFAPHEGSSTTAYGVYSIESLAAYEAYRARLAEDPLGRENYAFASRERFILKEDRIFLRNVSLPHGPKVSP from the coding sequence ATGATCACCTGCTTCATCCGCTACGAGATCGACCCTTTCAAGAAGAGCCAGTTCTGCGACTACGCCAAAGCCTGGGGCCAGGCTATTCCCCGCTGCGGGGCCAATCTCATCGGCTATTTCGCCCCGCACGAGGGGTCTTCCACCACCGCTTACGGCGTCTATTCCATCGAAAGCCTCGCCGCCTACGAGGCCTATCGCGCCCGCCTTGCCGAAGATCCGCTCGGGCGCGAAAACTATGCCTTTGCCAGCCGAGAGCGCTTCATCCTCAAGGAAGACCGGATTTTCCTGCGCAACGTATCACTGCCGCACGGCCCGAAGGTGTCGCCATGA